A window from Bosea sp. ANAM02 encodes these proteins:
- the hrpB gene encoding ATP-dependent helicase HrpB produces the protein MRTFDTPLPIDAVLGDLAASLRARPNAVLVAPPGAGKTTRVPLALLDEPWTKGGKLIVLEPRRLAARGAANRMAQTLGERVGETVGLRVRLGSKIGPKTRIEVVTEGVFARMILDDPALDGVAAVLFDEFHERSLDADFGLALALDAQGGLREDLRILVMSATLDGARVARLLGDAPVIESEGRAYPIETRYRGRDPLKRIEDQVTETVLLALNEQPGSQLVFLPGQGEIRRVEERLRERLRDPAVEIAPLYGALDQRDQDRAVLAARAGRRKIVLATAVAETSLTIEGVRVVIDSGLARVPVYEPDIGVTRLETRRVSRAAADQRRGRAGRTEPGVCYRLWEEAATGALEAFARPEILSADLSPLLLDCAAWGVGDPTTLAFLDPPPAPALREARALLSHIGALDLDGRITPDGRALQALPLPPRLARMIVAAARFGQADAAADLAALLVERGLGGDAIDLAERLERFNRERGGRAGDMRRLAEGWARAAERNSGKGQAPANETLSPGLLLAFAYPDRIAKARAPGSGQYLLANGRGGALEPSQRLAREPYIVVAEMTGVAQQARIMAAATISEAEIATLVSHGLAPFAIAEREEASFDRAARALRVRAVRRYGALSLSERPLSVAATPENAEALAKGIAALGIDLLPWTKGQNQLRERSAFLRKAEPEAGWPDLSDEGLAQEPEIWLAPHLAGRASLAAIQASDLDSALAGLLPWEMKRRLDQEAPTHFTAPTGSSLAVDYAAEAGPTISVRVQELYGLATHPALAGGRVPLVLELLSPAHRPIQVTRDLPGFWRGSWAGVKSEMKGRYPRHLWPDDPAAALPTTRAKPRGT, from the coding sequence ATGCGCACCTTCGACACGCCCCTTCCGATCGATGCCGTCCTCGGTGATCTCGCTGCCTCATTGAGGGCGCGACCGAATGCCGTGCTGGTCGCCCCGCCCGGCGCCGGCAAGACCACGCGCGTGCCGCTCGCCCTGCTCGACGAGCCCTGGACGAAAGGCGGCAAGCTGATCGTACTGGAGCCGCGCCGCCTGGCGGCCCGCGGCGCGGCGAACCGGATGGCGCAGACCTTGGGCGAGCGCGTCGGCGAGACCGTCGGCCTGCGCGTGCGGCTGGGCTCCAAGATCGGCCCGAAGACGCGCATCGAGGTCGTCACCGAAGGCGTCTTCGCCCGGATGATCCTCGACGATCCCGCGCTGGATGGCGTCGCGGCCGTGCTCTTCGACGAATTCCACGAGCGCTCGCTCGATGCCGATTTCGGTCTCGCGCTGGCGCTCGATGCCCAGGGCGGCCTGCGCGAGGACCTGCGCATCCTCGTGATGTCCGCGACGCTGGATGGCGCCCGCGTCGCAAGACTGCTCGGCGATGCCCCTGTGATCGAGAGCGAGGGGCGCGCCTATCCGATCGAGACGCGCTATCGCGGCCGCGACCCGCTGAAGCGCATCGAGGATCAGGTCACCGAGACGGTCCTGCTCGCGCTCAACGAGCAGCCGGGCTCGCAGCTCGTCTTCCTGCCCGGCCAGGGCGAGATACGCCGTGTCGAGGAGCGCCTGCGCGAAAGATTGCGCGATCCGGCCGTCGAGATCGCTCCGCTTTATGGCGCGCTCGATCAGCGCGATCAGGATCGGGCCGTGCTGGCGGCGCGGGCTGGCCGACGCAAGATCGTCCTCGCCACCGCCGTCGCCGAAACCTCGCTGACCATCGAGGGGGTCCGCGTCGTCATCGATTCCGGCCTCGCTCGCGTGCCGGTCTACGAGCCCGATATCGGCGTGACCCGGCTGGAGACCCGACGCGTCAGCCGCGCCGCCGCCGACCAGCGCCGGGGCCGCGCCGGCCGCACCGAGCCGGGCGTGTGCTACCGGCTCTGGGAGGAGGCCGCCACCGGCGCGCTCGAAGCCTTCGCCCGGCCGGAAATACTCTCGGCCGATCTCAGCCCGCTCCTGCTCGATTGCGCCGCCTGGGGCGTGGGCGATCCCACCACGCTCGCCTTCCTCGATCCGCCGCCCGCGCCAGCCCTCAGGGAAGCCCGCGCGCTGCTGAGCCATATCGGCGCGCTCGATCTCGACGGTCGCATCACGCCGGACGGGCGCGCGTTGCAGGCGCTGCCCCTGCCGCCGCGCCTCGCCCGGATGATCGTGGCGGCGGCTCGCTTCGGACAGGCGGATGCCGCTGCCGATCTCGCCGCGCTGCTGGTCGAGCGCGGCCTCGGCGGCGATGCCATCGATCTCGCCGAGCGGCTGGAGCGCTTCAACCGCGAGCGCGGCGGCCGGGCCGGCGACATGCGCCGCCTCGCCGAAGGCTGGGCACGGGCCGCCGAACGCAACAGCGGCAAGGGGCAGGCTCCGGCCAACGAAACCCTCTCACCCGGCCTGCTGCTCGCTTTCGCCTATCCCGACCGTATCGCCAAGGCCCGCGCGCCGGGCTCCGGCCAGTATCTCCTCGCCAATGGCCGCGGCGGCGCTTTGGAGCCGTCGCAGCGTCTGGCGCGCGAGCCCTATATCGTCGTGGCCGAGATGACCGGTGTGGCCCAGCAGGCCCGCATCATGGCCGCCGCCACGATCAGCGAGGCCGAGATCGCGACGCTCGTCTCCCATGGTCTCGCGCCCTTCGCCATCGCGGAGCGCGAGGAGGCGAGTTTCGACCGTGCTGCTCGTGCCTTGCGCGTCCGGGCCGTGCGCCGCTACGGCGCCCTCTCGCTGTCGGAACGGCCGCTTTCCGTCGCCGCCACCCCGGAGAATGCCGAAGCGTTGGCCAAGGGCATCGCGGCGCTCGGCATCGATCTCCTGCCCTGGACCAAAGGGCAGAACCAGTTGCGCGAGCGCTCGGCCTTCCTCCGCAAGGCCGAGCCAGAAGCCGGCTGGCCTGACCTTTCGGACGAAGGCCTGGCGCAGGAGCCGGAAATCTGGCTGGCGCCGCATCTCGCCGGCCGCGCCTCGCTCGCTGCGATTCAAGCCTCTGATCTCGATTCGGCGCTGGCAGGCCTCCTGCCCTGGGAGATGAAGCGCCGGCTCGATCAGGAAGCGCCGACCCATTTCACCGCTCCGACCGGCTCCTCGCTCGCGGTCGACTATGCCGCCGAGGCCGGCCCGACCATTTCGGTGCGCGTGCAGGAGCTCTACGGGCTCGCGACGCATCCGGCCCTGGCCGGCGGGCGCGTGCCGCTCGTGCTGGAGCTGCTCTCCCCGGCGCATCGGCCGATCCAGGTCACGCGCGACCTGCCGGGCTTCTGGCGCGGCTCCTGGGCGGGGGTGAAATCCGAGATGAAGGGCCGCTATCCCCGCCATCTCTGGCCGGACGACCCTGCCGCCGCCCTGCCGACGACACGGGCGAAGCCCAGGGGGACGTGA
- the trpA gene encoding tryptophan synthase subunit alpha translates to MTETGQTRIQNRFQACAREGRAALVTFVTAGDPDFETSSAILAALPGAGADVIELGVPFTDPMADGVPVQLAGQRALKAGQTLRKTLAMVESFRKAGHDTPIVLMGYYNPIWAYGVEAFLADARRVGIDGLIVVDLPPEEDEELCLPALQAGVSFIRLATPTTDDKRLPKVLQNTSGFVYYVSVTGVTGGAIADYGAVGDAVARIKRHTDLPVAVGFGVKTAEDAATIARRADGVVVGSALVERVRLSLDDQGKATEKTVSAVTSLVSELAEGIRSAAKAA, encoded by the coding sequence ATGACTGAGACCGGCCAGACCCGCATCCAGAACCGTTTCCAGGCCTGCGCCCGCGAGGGCCGGGCGGCACTCGTGACCTTCGTCACCGCCGGCGACCCGGATTTCGAGACCTCCAGCGCGATCCTCGCGGCCCTGCCCGGAGCCGGCGCCGACGTGATCGAGCTCGGCGTGCCCTTCACCGACCCTATGGCGGATGGCGTGCCGGTGCAGCTCGCCGGCCAGCGCGCGCTCAAGGCCGGCCAGACGCTGCGCAAGACCCTCGCCATGGTCGAGAGCTTCCGCAAGGCCGGCCATGACACGCCGATCGTGCTGATGGGCTATTACAATCCGATCTGGGCTTATGGCGTCGAAGCCTTCCTCGCGGACGCCCGCCGCGTCGGCATCGACGGGCTGATCGTCGTCGACCTGCCGCCGGAAGAGGACGAGGAGCTCTGCCTGCCGGCGCTGCAAGCCGGCGTCTCCTTTATCCGCCTGGCGACGCCGACGACCGACGACAAGCGCCTGCCCAAGGTGCTGCAGAACACCTCCGGTTTCGTCTATTACGTCTCGGTCACCGGCGTGACCGGCGGCGCCATCGCCGATTACGGCGCGGTCGGCGACGCGGTCGCCCGGATCAAGCGCCATACCGACCTGCCGGTGGCGGTCGGCTTCGGCGTCAAGACCGCCGAGGACGCCGCCACCATCGCCAGGCGCGCGGACGGCGTCGTCGTCGGCTCGGCCCTCGTCGAGCGCGTCCGCCTCTCGCTCGACGACCAGGGCAAGGCCACGGAAAAGACGGTTTCGGCTGTCACCTCGCTGGTCAGCGAGCTCGCCGAGGGCATCCGCTCCGCCGCCAAGGCGGCCTGA
- the accD gene encoding acetyl-CoA carboxylase, carboxyltransferase subunit beta, translating to MNWISEVVRPRIKTLFKRESPENLWIKCPDSGQMVFHRDVEANGYVIPGSEHHMRVTAPERLRLTFDDGKWLDVALPEVPVDPLKFRDEKRYVDRLKDARAKTGMQDAFKIGYGRVKGLPMTLAVQDFHFMGGSLGMAAGEAFVKGAETALDKKTPYVVFAASGGARMQEGILSLMQLPRTTVAVRRLRAAGLPYFVVLTNPTTGGVTASYAMLGDVHIAEPGALIGFAGPRVIEQTIREKLPDGFQRSEYLKDHGMVDMVVHRRDLPETLARLGRLLTRQPAVKEEATEPARPVAEAV from the coding sequence ATGAACTGGATTTCCGAAGTCGTCCGGCCGCGCATCAAGACGCTGTTCAAGCGCGAGAGCCCCGAGAACCTCTGGATCAAATGCCCCGATTCCGGGCAGATGGTGTTCCATCGGGATGTCGAGGCCAATGGCTACGTCATCCCCGGCTCCGAGCACCATATGCGGGTCACCGCGCCGGAGCGCCTGCGCCTGACCTTCGACGACGGCAAGTGGCTCGACGTCGCGCTGCCTGAAGTCCCGGTCGATCCGCTGAAGTTCCGCGACGAGAAGCGCTATGTCGACCGGCTGAAGGACGCCCGCGCCAAGACCGGCATGCAGGACGCCTTCAAGATCGGCTACGGCCGGGTCAAGGGCCTGCCGATGACGCTGGCGGTGCAGGATTTCCACTTCATGGGCGGATCGCTCGGCATGGCCGCCGGCGAGGCCTTCGTGAAGGGCGCCGAGACCGCGCTCGACAAGAAGACGCCCTATGTCGTCTTCGCGGCCTCGGGCGGTGCCCGCATGCAGGAGGGCATCCTCTCGCTGATGCAATTGCCCCGCACGACCGTCGCTGTCCGGCGCCTGCGCGCCGCCGGCCTGCCCTATTTCGTGGTGCTGACCAATCCGACCACCGGCGGCGTCACCGCCTCCTATGCCATGCTGGGCGATGTCCATATCGCCGAGCCGGGCGCGCTGATCGGCTTCGCCGGCCCGCGCGTGATCGAGCAGACCATCCGCGAGAAGCTGCCCGACGGCTTCCAGCGCTCGGAATATCTCAAGGATCACGGCATGGTCGACATGGTCGTGCATCGCCGCGACCTGCCGGAAACGCTCGCCCGGCTCGGCCGCCTGCTGACCAGGCAGCCGGCCGTGAAGGAAGAGGCGACAGAGCCCGCGCGTCCGGTGGCCGAGGCGGTCTGA
- a CDS encoding folylpolyglutamate synthase/dihydrofolate synthase family protein produces MGSSDALLARFMALHPKLIDLSLGRILTLLERLGAPQKKLPPVIHVAGTNGKGSTIAFMRAILEAAGLSVHVYISPHLVRFHERIRLGAPGGGRFVDEDKLVEALERCEAINAGDPITFFEMTTAAGLLLFSEHPADVLLLEVGLGGRFDATNVIAHPACTVVTPVSLDHSEYLGDTVTKIAGEKAGIFKRGAPAVIAPQEPEPTAVLEAAAERAGASRILIGAQDFNVHEAGGRLVYEDQDGLLDLPLPRLSGRHQHINAGTAIAALRAAGYGALPTRAFEDGMRQADWPARLQRLSRGALAEIVPDRAELWLDGGHNPDGGRVLAQAMADLADRNPAPLVMIAGLLSTKDAAATLGHFKGLAQALYAVPIHNSLAARPAEEVAEAARNAGLVAEVSSSVEQALRTIAARDWPVPPRILICGSLYLAGEVLSDNGTPPR; encoded by the coding sequence ATGGGGTCTTCCGACGCCTTGCTCGCGCGCTTCATGGCGCTGCATCCCAAGCTGATCGATCTCTCGCTCGGCCGCATCCTCACCTTGCTGGAGCGGCTTGGCGCCCCCCAGAAGAAGCTGCCGCCGGTGATCCATGTCGCCGGCACCAACGGCAAGGGCTCGACCATCGCCTTCATGCGGGCGATCCTCGAAGCGGCCGGCCTCTCGGTCCATGTCTATATCTCGCCGCATCTGGTGCGCTTCCATGAACGCATCCGGCTGGGCGCCCCCGGCGGCGGGCGTTTCGTCGACGAGGACAAGCTGGTCGAGGCGCTGGAGCGCTGCGAGGCGATCAATGCCGGCGATCCCATCACTTTCTTCGAGATGACGACGGCCGCCGGCCTGCTGCTCTTCTCGGAGCATCCGGCCGATGTCCTCCTGCTGGAAGTCGGGCTCGGCGGGCGCTTCGACGCGACCAATGTCATCGCCCATCCGGCCTGCACGGTGGTGACGCCGGTCTCGCTCGACCATTCCGAATATCTCGGCGATACCGTCACCAAGATCGCCGGCGAGAAGGCCGGCATCTTCAAGCGCGGCGCGCCGGCCGTGATCGCGCCGCAGGAGCCGGAGCCGACCGCCGTGCTGGAAGCCGCGGCCGAGCGCGCCGGCGCCTCCCGCATTCTGATCGGCGCGCAGGATTTCAACGTCCACGAGGCCGGCGGGCGGCTGGTCTACGAGGATCAGGACGGGCTGCTCGACCTGCCGCTGCCCCGCCTCTCCGGCCGGCACCAGCATATCAATGCCGGCACGGCGATCGCCGCATTGCGGGCCGCCGGCTACGGCGCCCTGCCGACGCGCGCCTTCGAGGACGGGATGCGCCAGGCCGACTGGCCGGCGCGGTTGCAGCGCCTGTCGCGCGGCGCGCTCGCCGAGATCGTGCCTGATCGTGCCGAGCTCTGGCTCGACGGCGGCCACAATCCCGATGGCGGGCGCGTTCTCGCCCAGGCCATGGCCGATCTCGCCGACCGCAACCCGGCGCCGCTGGTGATGATCGCCGGCCTGCTCTCGACCAAGGACGCCGCCGCGACGCTCGGCCATTTCAAGGGACTGGCACAGGCGCTCTACGCCGTGCCGATCCATAATTCGCTGGCCGCGCGCCCGGCCGAGGAGGTGGCGGAGGCCGCCCGCAACGCGGGCCTCGTCGCCGAGGTCTCCAGCTCGGTCGAGCAGGCCCTGCGGACGATCGCGGCGCGCGACTGGCCGGTGCCGCCGCGCATCCTGATCTGCGGCTCGCTCTATCTCGCGGGCGAAGTGCTGTCGGATAACGGCACGCCGCCGCGCTAG
- a CDS encoding aldo/keto reductase, giving the protein MTAKPFGVSGPLVPSIGQGSWYSEQGDRREAIAAFRRGLDLGLTHIDTAEMYGDGRSEALIGEAIAGRRDEVFLVSKVLPHNASRRGVQAACERSLKQLGTDRLDCYLLHWRGPHALEETFAAFETLKQEGKIQTWGVSNFDEDDLDEALAAAGKGKIACNQVLYHLRERAIEHAVIPWCARNGVAVTAYSPFGHNDFPAVGSAQGKVLAEIAASHGATARQVALAFLTRRDSVFAIPKAGRVAHVEDNAGALKLALSEAEIARIDAAFPRGRKPASLPMI; this is encoded by the coding sequence ATGACCGCAAAGCCCTTCGGAGTCTCCGGTCCACTCGTCCCGTCGATCGGCCAGGGGAGCTGGTATAGCGAGCAGGGCGACCGGCGCGAGGCGATCGCCGCCTTCCGGCGCGGGCTCGACCTCGGGCTGACCCATATCGACACCGCCGAGATGTATGGCGACGGCCGCTCCGAGGCGCTGATCGGCGAGGCCATTGCCGGCCGGCGCGACGAGGTCTTCCTGGTTTCGAAGGTATTGCCGCACAACGCCTCGCGACGCGGCGTTCAGGCCGCCTGCGAGCGCTCGCTGAAGCAACTCGGGACCGACCGGCTCGACTGCTACCTGCTGCATTGGCGCGGCCCGCATGCCCTTGAAGAAACCTTCGCCGCCTTCGAGACGCTGAAGCAGGAGGGCAAGATCCAGACCTGGGGCGTCAGCAATTTCGACGAGGACGATCTCGACGAGGCTCTCGCCGCAGCCGGCAAAGGCAAGATCGCCTGCAACCAGGTGCTCTACCATCTGCGCGAACGCGCGATCGAGCATGCGGTGATCCCGTGGTGCGCGCGCAACGGCGTCGCCGTCACCGCCTACAGCCCGTTCGGCCATAACGATTTCCCGGCTGTCGGCAGCGCCCAAGGCAAGGTTCTCGCCGAGATCGCCGCGAGTCATGGCGCGACGGCCCGTCAGGTCGCGCTCGCCTTCCTGACACGGCGCGACAGCGTCTTCGCGATCCCGAAGGCCGGCCGGGTCGCCCATGTCGAGGACAATGCCGGCGCCTTGAAACTCGCGCTCTCCGAGGCCGAGATCGCGCGGATCGACGCGGCTTTCCCTCGTGGCCGGAAGCCCGCCTCGCTGCCGATGATCTGA
- a CDS encoding L,D-transpeptidase encodes MRRVLGFLAVLILSALAGTAHAGVDVRVDIVAQRMTVTTTDGEVYDWKISSGRKGFRSPNGVYRPTRLEKNWYSRKYGGAMPHSVFFRGGYAIHGTTAVGALGRPASHGCIRLHPANAAKLFALVKKHGSSQTRIALNGAAPDNLSRFAKASSPSKAKIAKAGSSKHKIAKAKQRHQATSVAQQRRGGDWEAARGQILLRPALPAGAYGYQPYYPSSYGWR; translated from the coding sequence ATGCGTCGCGTTCTCGGCTTCCTGGCCGTCCTGATCCTGTCGGCCCTGGCCGGCACCGCCCATGCCGGCGTCGATGTCCGGGTCGATATCGTCGCCCAGCGCATGACGGTGACCACCACCGACGGCGAGGTCTATGACTGGAAGATCTCGTCGGGCCGAAAGGGCTTCCGCTCGCCCAACGGCGTCTACCGGCCGACCCGGCTGGAGAAGAACTGGTACTCTCGCAAATATGGCGGCGCGATGCCCCATTCCGTGTTCTTCCGCGGCGGCTATGCGATCCACGGCACCACGGCCGTCGGTGCGCTCGGCCGCCCGGCCTCGCATGGCTGCATCCGCCTGCACCCGGCCAATGCCGCCAAGCTCTTCGCGCTGGTGAAGAAGCACGGCTCCAGCCAGACCAGGATCGCGCTCAACGGCGCGGCGCCCGACAATCTCTCGCGCTTCGCCAAGGCCTCCTCGCCGTCGAAGGCGAAGATCGCCAAGGCGGGTTCGTCCAAGCACAAGATCGCCAAGGCGAAGCAGCGTCATCAGGCGACGAGCGTCGCCCAGCAGCGTCGCGGCGGCGACTGGGAAGCGGCGCGCGGCCAGATCCTGCTGCGCCCCGCCCTGCCGGCCGGCGCCTATGGCTATCAGCCCTATTATCCGAGCAGCTACGGCTGGCGCTGA
- a CDS encoding 2-dehydro-3-deoxygalactonokinase produces the protein MPKPLIALDWGTTRARAFLISEAGAVLERRIADRGIQSVPAGGYPDAFAELAGDFRQAAPDAAIVLAGMVGSRNGWIEARYVPCPASPAEIAAAAIKVELDAQTTATILPGLSCDDGAFDVMRGEETLIVGLGLSDGIACLPGTHSKWAEIRQGRITRFASFMTGEIYGLLRNDSILARLAEAPSESDTAEGAARGRAAAGRAGGLLNTAFAARTEVLAGRMAGGAVGPYISALLVGQEIAGAEALFGKGQTIHLVADGALAESYGAGLQARGHTVQIVSPEAAFVAGIGRLAAGLPA, from the coding sequence ATGCCCAAACCTCTGATCGCGCTCGACTGGGGAACGACCCGCGCGCGCGCCTTCCTGATCTCGGAGGCGGGCGCGGTGCTGGAGCGGCGCATCGCCGATCGCGGCATCCAGTCGGTTCCGGCGGGCGGCTATCCGGATGCCTTCGCGGAGCTTGCCGGCGATTTCCGGCAGGCCGCGCCCGATGCCGCGATCGTGCTCGCCGGCATGGTCGGCAGCCGCAACGGCTGGATCGAGGCGCGCTATGTTCCCTGCCCGGCTTCGCCCGCCGAGATCGCTGCCGCCGCGATCAAGGTCGAACTCGATGCCCAGACGACCGCGACCATCCTGCCCGGCCTGAGCTGCGACGACGGCGCCTTCGACGTGATGCGCGGCGAGGAGACGCTGATCGTCGGCCTCGGCCTGAGCGACGGCATCGCCTGCCTGCCCGGCACCCATTCGAAATGGGCCGAGATCAGGCAGGGCCGCATCACCCGCTTCGCCAGCTTCATGACCGGCGAGATCTACGGGCTGCTACGCAACGATTCGATCCTCGCCCGGCTGGCCGAGGCTCCATCCGAGTCGGACACGGCCGAGGGTGCCGCGCGCGGCCGCGCCGCGGCCGGCCGTGCGGGCGGGTTGCTCAACACCGCCTTCGCGGCGCGTACCGAAGTTCTCGCCGGCCGGATGGCGGGCGGCGCGGTCGGTCCCTATATCTCGGCGCTGCTGGTCGGACAGGAGATCGCCGGCGCCGAAGCCCTGTTCGGCAAGGGCCAGACGATCCACCTCGTCGCGGACGGAGCGCTGGCCGAGAGCTATGGCGCGGGCCTGCAGGCACGGGGGCACACCGTGCAGATCGTCTCGCCCGAAGCAGCTTTCGTTGCTGGCATTGGGCGGCTCGCGGCCGGTCTGCCGGCATGA
- a CDS encoding ribokinase, protein MIVVFGSINIDLVTPVERLPGPGETVLGPGYALHPGGKGANQALAARRAGADVVLVGATGRDRFSDAALALLAADGVDLDHVGQVDAPTGAAFIATDRDGANQIIVAAGANAAVRPDALRQIELAAEDILLLQREVPEEACLEAARAMKRAGGRVILNLAPAGVPSAAMLDQLDMLVVNEHEAMVLAQALGWPERDPDAVARRLDGDRGIATIATLGAAGVVAWIGGARHRLEAPQIDVVDTVAAGDSFTGAFAAALAAGKTMVAALRDGLAAGSLACTRRGAQPSIPHAAEIAALAATLSGEAGR, encoded by the coding sequence ATGATCGTCGTCTTCGGCTCGATCAATATCGACCTCGTGACCCCGGTCGAGCGCCTGCCGGGGCCGGGCGAGACCGTCCTCGGGCCGGGCTATGCCCTGCATCCCGGCGGCAAGGGAGCGAACCAGGCGCTCGCCGCCAGACGGGCTGGCGCGGATGTCGTGCTCGTCGGCGCGACCGGGCGTGACCGATTCAGCGATGCCGCGCTGGCGCTGCTCGCCGCCGACGGCGTCGATCTCGATCATGTCGGGCAGGTCGACGCACCGACCGGCGCAGCCTTCATCGCGACGGACCGGGACGGCGCCAACCAGATCATCGTCGCGGCCGGCGCCAATGCGGCCGTGCGGCCGGATGCCTTGCGGCAGATCGAGCTCGCGGCGGAGGATATCCTGCTCCTGCAGCGCGAGGTCCCCGAGGAAGCCTGCCTGGAGGCCGCCCGCGCGATGAAACGGGCCGGCGGGCGCGTGATCCTCAATCTCGCCCCCGCCGGGGTGCCGTCAGCCGCCATGCTGGACCAGCTCGACATGCTGGTCGTCAACGAGCACGAAGCGATGGTGCTGGCGCAGGCGCTCGGCTGGCCGGAACGCGATCCGGACGCGGTTGCGCGACGGCTCGACGGCGACCGCGGCATCGCCACGATCGCGACGCTGGGAGCGGCCGGTGTCGTGGCCTGGATCGGCGGGGCCCGTCATCGGCTCGAAGCCCCGCAGATCGATGTCGTCGACACCGTCGCGGCGGGAGACAGCTTCACCGGCGCCTTCGCTGCCGCGCTCGCGGCCGGGAAGACGATGGTTGCGGCGCTGCGCGACGGGCTCGCCGCCGGTTCGCTCGCCTGCACGCGGCGGGGAGCCCAGCCGAGCATCCCTCATGCGGCCGAGATCGCGGCACTGGCCGCCACGCTTTCCGGCGAAGCCGGGCGGTAA
- a CDS encoding TIGR02281 family clan AA aspartic protease, giving the protein MTTSPLTWALSVAGAAAVGALSYTHWLAPRMAGEAPSVAVAATTQRMPGPRVPTTLAVAADYRGHYIVHPSVDNYRIKMMVDTGASIVALTAADARALGIRSDASTRKVMLSTANGRVTGFRTVLREIRLGEIVVRNVDAVVLPERALSMSLLGNSFLSKLLGYEVQTGRMVLRG; this is encoded by the coding sequence GTGACGACATCACCATTGACTTGGGCGTTGAGCGTGGCCGGTGCCGCAGCCGTCGGCGCGCTATCGTATACACACTGGCTCGCGCCGCGCATGGCCGGCGAAGCGCCTTCCGTCGCGGTCGCCGCGACCACGCAGAGGATGCCCGGGCCACGCGTGCCCACCACGCTCGCCGTCGCTGCCGATTATCGCGGGCACTATATCGTCCACCCCTCCGTCGACAATTACCGCATCAAGATGATGGTCGATACCGGCGCCAGTATCGTCGCGCTGACCGCGGCGGACGCGCGCGCCCTCGGCATCAGGAGCGACGCCTCGACGCGCAAGGTCATGCTCAGCACGGCCAACGGCAGGGTCACCGGCTTCCGCACCGTGCTGCGGGAGATCCGGCTCGGCGAGATCGTCGTCCGCAATGTCGATGCCGTGGTCCTGCCCGAGCGCGCGCTCTCGATGAGCCTGCTGGGCAACTCCTTCCTCAGCAAGCTTCTGGGCTACGAGGTCCAGACCGGGCGCATGGTGCTGCGGGGATAG
- a CDS encoding TadE/TadG family type IV pilus assembly protein, with amino-acid sequence MILMRKLKALRSCRQFCSNRDGVAIVEFAMLLPVMAIAYVGMVETVQLVMVNRKVTQLTSALSDLTARVQTVSNADVDNIFNAAQTILMPYDNSKASMVIANVVIDASGVAKVCWSNQRNGMAPARGATIAVPDSVRIPNTSVIMAKASYSYTPAVGYVLTGTFKLGDNAIYARPRNGVAGGTLNIEQVVRTGTNACPNFN; translated from the coding sequence ATGATTCTCATGCGGAAACTGAAAGCCCTCCGTTCCTGCCGCCAATTCTGCAGCAACCGGGACGGTGTGGCCATCGTGGAGTTCGCCATGCTCCTGCCGGTGATGGCCATTGCGTACGTCGGAATGGTCGAGACCGTGCAACTCGTCATGGTCAACCGCAAAGTCACGCAACTGACCTCGGCGCTCAGCGATCTCACGGCACGCGTCCAGACGGTTTCGAATGCGGATGTCGACAACATCTTCAATGCCGCGCAGACCATCCTGATGCCGTATGACAACAGCAAGGCCTCGATGGTGATCGCCAATGTCGTCATCGACGCGTCGGGCGTGGCCAAGGTCTGCTGGAGCAACCAGCGCAATGGAATGGCGCCGGCACGCGGAGCCACCATCGCGGTGCCCGACAGCGTCCGGATTCCGAACACCTCGGTCATCATGGCCAAAGCGAGCTACAGCTACACACCGGCCGTCGGCTATGTCCTCACCGGCACATTCAAGCTCGGCGACAATGCGATCTATGCGCGCCCGCGCAACGGCGTGGCTGGCGGTACCCTGAATATCGAGCAGGTGGTGCGGACGGGTACGAACGCCTGCCCGAATTTCAACTGA
- a CDS encoding TadE/TadG family type IV pilus assembly protein, giving the protein MAIVEFAFLAAPFFALLFAIIETALMFWTSQVLEESLSRVARSLITGQSRTIYNGATGAANAAKFRDDICAVAPMGLIDCTKLFIDVRVYDNFAAASSGTSASNPISGGGLSTGGFTYVQPQGNDIVVVRAVLDYKLFLTSWASAALANIGSGRRGIVVSMAFRAEPFVSSGAAPAAGS; this is encoded by the coding sequence GTGGCCATCGTCGAGTTCGCATTCCTGGCAGCGCCGTTCTTCGCGCTGCTTTTCGCGATCATCGAAACGGCCTTGATGTTCTGGACCAGCCAGGTCTTGGAAGAGTCGCTGTCTCGGGTCGCCCGCTCGCTGATCACTGGGCAATCGCGGACCATCTATAACGGAGCCACTGGAGCAGCGAACGCGGCGAAGTTCCGGGATGACATTTGTGCCGTAGCGCCGATGGGTCTGATCGACTGCACGAAGCTCTTCATCGATGTCCGGGTCTATGACAACTTCGCCGCCGCCTCCTCTGGGACGTCCGCCAGCAATCCGATTTCGGGCGGCGGCCTGAGCACGGGCGGCTTCACCTATGTCCAGCCTCAGGGCAACGACATCGTCGTCGTCCGCGCCGTGCTCGACTACAAGCTGTTCTTGACGAGCTGGGCTTCCGCTGCGCTGGCGAATATCGGCTCGGGCCGGCGGGGCATCGTCGTGAGCATGGCCTTCAGGGCGGAACCCTTCGTCTCGTCGGGCGCGGCTCCCGCCGCAGGGTCTTGA